The Porphyrobacter sp. HT-58-2 genome has a window encoding:
- a CDS encoding J domain-containing protein, whose amino-acid sequence MPSPRFHGRYEDSARRCEAPGCREAGEFRAPGRRPHGFDGPGEWRWFCLQHVREFNAGYDWFEGMSAEEILRAQSPISGWQTESRVFRPTAGIGDTPRWADYADPLDAISARARGIKSRAEREARAAMGGRFSREEAQALEVMGLGSDTDRTRLRRRYSELVRRYHPDRNGGDRRHEARLTAVVDAYQLLKKSAALA is encoded by the coding sequence ATGCCCTCGCCCCGTTTCCATGGTCGTTATGAAGACAGCGCGCGTCGGTGCGAGGCGCCCGGATGCCGTGAAGCGGGCGAGTTCCGCGCGCCCGGCCGCCGCCCGCATGGCTTCGACGGGCCGGGCGAATGGCGCTGGTTCTGCCTTCAGCACGTCCGCGAGTTCAATGCGGGCTATGACTGGTTCGAAGGCATGAGCGCCGAAGAGATCCTGCGCGCCCAGTCTCCGATTTCCGGGTGGCAAACCGAAAGTCGGGTGTTCCGCCCCACGGCGGGCATCGGCGACACGCCGCGCTGGGCCGACTATGCCGATCCTCTGGATGCCATTTCCGCCCGCGCGCGCGGGATCAAATCGCGTGCCGAGCGCGAGGCGCGCGCCGCGATGGGCGGGCGCTTCAGCCGTGAGGAAGCGCAGGCGCTGGAGGTCATGGGGCTGGGTTCGGACACGGATCGCACACGGCTCAGGCGACGCTATTCGGAACTCGTTCGCCGCTATCACCCTGACCGCAACGGTGGTGACCGGCGGCACGAGGCGCGGCTGACTGCGGTGGTCGATGCCTATCAGCTACTGAAGAAAAGTGCAGCGCTCGCCTAG
- a CDS encoding DUF2332 domain-containing protein, whose protein sequence is MQGSPQRPDYEAVDMNIFGPDAPARAFANQVAYCARNGAPLTGRVLTALGALLAAGEQGALFDRVRNWPGAPLADAMPLRVTGGLHALYLAGDAPELGAIYRGEPADDAALIAGVIARHEAALLPWLDGPPQTNEAGRSSNFIAAMLWLAAQGCPPRFQCLEIGSSAGINLMLDRYAYDLGGVKVGPQDAAMHLAPAWMGPPPPSQDIAIVSTRGCDVAPVDLTDPAQALRLKAYIWPEHTIRFGRMDAAIRAALEKKPEIVPMNAADFVEAELASPQEAATTRVLMHSIVWQYVPEDQQARITAAMEAARAKATSERPLAWVQVEADRTVHRHKLTVRYWPGGGGREVQLAWSHPHGVDVEWLV, encoded by the coding sequence ATGCAGGGTTCGCCGCAGCGGCCTGATTATGAGGCGGTCGATATGAATATCTTCGGCCCCGATGCGCCCGCGCGCGCCTTTGCCAATCAGGTCGCCTATTGTGCGCGCAACGGCGCGCCGCTCACAGGCCGGGTGCTGACGGCGCTCGGCGCGCTGCTGGCGGCGGGCGAGCAGGGCGCGCTGTTTGATCGAGTGCGCAATTGGCCGGGCGCACCGCTTGCCGACGCCATGCCGCTGCGGGTGACGGGCGGCTTGCACGCGCTCTATCTTGCAGGCGATGCGCCGGAACTGGGCGCCATCTATCGCGGGGAGCCTGCCGATGATGCCGCGCTGATCGCAGGGGTGATCGCGCGCCACGAAGCCGCCCTGCTGCCCTGGCTCGATGGCCCGCCGCAGACCAACGAGGCGGGGCGGTCGTCCAATTTCATCGCGGCAATGCTGTGGCTGGCGGCGCAGGGGTGTCCGCCTCGCTTCCAGTGTCTCGAAATCGGGTCGAGCGCGGGGATCAACCTGATGCTGGATCGCTATGCCTATGACCTTGGCGGAGTGAAGGTCGGTCCACAGGATGCGGCGATGCACCTTGCGCCCGCGTGGATGGGGCCACCGCCGCCTTCGCAGGATATCGCGATTGTCAGCACGAGGGGCTGTGATGTTGCCCCGGTCGACCTCACCGATCCGGCGCAGGCGCTGCGGCTGAAGGCCTACATCTGGCCCGAGCATACCATCCGCTTCGGGCGGATGGACGCCGCAATCCGCGCAGCTTTGGAAAAGAAGCCCGAGATCGTCCCCATGAACGCCGCCGATTTCGTCGAGGCCGAGCTCGCCAGCCCGCAGGAGGCGGCCACCACGCGGGTGCTGATGCACTCGATCGTGTGGCAATATGTGCCGGAGGATCAGCAGGCCCGCATCACCGCCGCGATGGAAGCCGCCCGCGCGAAGGCGACCAGTGAGCGTCCGCTCGCGTGGGTTCAGGTCGAGGCCGACCGCACTGTCCACCGCCACAAGCTCACGGTTCGGTATTGGCCGGGCGGGGGAGGCCGGGAGGTGCAGCTCGCCTGGTCGCACCCGCATGGGGTGGATGTGGAGTGGCTGGTCTAA
- a CDS encoding BolA family protein, with protein MTGTVAEEMHALLTAAFAPTALTIINDSAKHAGHMGDDGSGESHFTIAIEAAAFANMNRLARQRAVIAALGDIVGQRVHAVAIKASVPEA; from the coding sequence ATGACCGGAACCGTCGCTGAAGAAATGCACGCCCTGTTGACCGCAGCCTTTGCCCCCACGGCCCTGACGATCATCAACGACAGCGCCAAGCATGCGGGCCACATGGGCGATGACGGATCGGGCGAATCGCACTTCACCATCGCAATCGAAGCGGCTGCCTTTGCGAACATGAACCGCCTCGCCCGCCAGCGCGCGGTGATTGCGGCGCTGGGCGATATCGTCGGCCAGCGGGTGCATGCCGTGGCGATCAAGGCGAGCGTGCCGGAGGCGTGA
- the nusB gene encoding transcription antitermination factor NusB, translating to MNTPARSKARSAARLAAVQALYQQHMEGTALARLLDEFHQHRLGRTIDEDAFDEAEYAEAEVPFFDDVVRGVDARRDEIDAVVASKLASGWSLARLDKAMLQVLRAGTYELLARADVPAPVAINEYVEVAKAFFDDGQAKFVNGILDAVAKEARG from the coding sequence ATGAACACCCCTGCCCGATCCAAGGCCCGCTCGGCTGCGCGTCTCGCCGCCGTTCAGGCGCTTTACCAGCAGCACATGGAAGGCACCGCGCTTGCCCGGCTGCTCGACGAATTCCACCAGCACCGGCTGGGCCGCACCATCGACGAGGACGCCTTCGACGAGGCCGAATATGCCGAGGCCGAAGTGCCGTTCTTCGATGATGTCGTGCGCGGGGTAGACGCGCGCCGCGACGAGATCGATGCAGTGGTGGCGAGCAAGCTGGCGAGCGGCTGGAGCCTTGCGCGGCTCGACAAGGCGATGCTGCAAGTGCTGCGCGCCGGAACCTACGAACTGCTGGCCCGTGCCGACGTGCCTGCGCCGGTGGCGATCAACGAATATGTCGAGGTCGCCAAGGCGTTCTTTGACGATGGGCAGGCCAAGTTCGTCAACGGCATTCTGGATGCGGTGGCGAAAGAAGCGCGCGGCTGA
- the hisG gene encoding ATP phosphoribosyltransferase: protein MTVNPHPGNPGQLTFAIPKGRILDEALPVMARAGVEPDADFYNPKSRALAFGTNRADMRLIRVRAFDVATFVAHGAAQVGIVGSDVIEEFDYADLYAPVDLGIGHCRLSVARLASDDNEGGSASHLRVATKYPSLTRRHFEAAGVQAECVKLNGAMELAPSLGLARQIVDLVSTGTTLRENGLVETSVILEISARLIVNRTALKTDPRVPALVDAFRREAEERARKAAAA, encoded by the coding sequence ATGACCGTCAATCCTCACCCCGGCAACCCCGGCCAGCTCACCTTTGCCATTCCCAAGGGCCGCATTCTTGATGAAGCGCTGCCGGTGATGGCGCGCGCCGGGGTGGAGCCTGATGCAGACTTCTATAATCCCAAGAGCCGCGCTCTGGCCTTCGGCACCAACCGCGCCGACATGCGCCTGATCCGTGTGCGCGCCTTTGATGTCGCAACCTTCGTTGCCCATGGCGCAGCGCAGGTCGGCATTGTCGGCTCGGACGTGATCGAGGAATTCGACTACGCCGATCTCTATGCACCGGTCGATCTCGGCATCGGGCATTGCCGCCTGTCGGTCGCCCGCCTTGCCTCCGACGACAACGAGGGCGGCAGCGCCAGCCACCTGCGGGTCGCCACCAAATACCCCAGCCTCACCCGCCGCCATTTCGAAGCGGCGGGCGTGCAGGCCGAATGCGTGAAGCTCAACGGCGCGATGGAGCTGGCACCGTCGCTCGGCCTTGCGCGCCAGATCGTCGATCTTGTCTCGACCGGCACGACGCTGCGCGAAAACGGCTTGGTCGAAACCTCGGTCATCCTCGAAATCTCGGCGCGCCTGATCGTCAACCGCACCGCGCTGAAGACCGATCCGCGCGTGCCTGCGCTGGTGGATGCCTTCCGCCGCGAGGCCGAGGAACGCGCCCGGAAAGCAGCCGCTGCATGA
- the hisD gene encoding histidinol dehydrogenase has product MINILSTLQPDFEARFARIVDARREADSDVAGQVTDILQTVKLRGDAALAEYTHRFDGYALADDADWIITREACEDAYRTLDPDLREALELAAARIRAYHQAQLPADRDYTDAAGVRLGAIWRAVDAAGLYVPGGRAAYPSSLLMNAIPARVAGVERLVVVTPTPKGQTNPLVLAAAHIAGVDEIWRIGGAQAVGALAYGTERIRPVDVITGPGNAWVAEAKRQLYGVVGIDMVAGPSEILVIADGRNDPDWIAADLLSQAEHDPTSQSILITDDAGFARQVEDCIDLQIPQLSTAKTARASWDAHGVMIVVNDLLAEAPALANRLAAEHVEIAVDDPAPYLGAIRHAGSIFLGRMTPEAVGDYVAGPNHVLPTGRRARFSSGLSVLDFMKRTSFLGLDETSFAAIGPAAATLAHAEGLPAHAKSVELRIR; this is encoded by the coding sequence ATGATCAATATCCTCTCCACCCTCCAGCCCGATTTCGAAGCCAGGTTCGCCCGCATCGTCGATGCCCGGCGCGAAGCCGACAGCGATGTCGCCGGACAGGTCACCGACATTCTCCAGACGGTGAAGCTGCGCGGCGATGCGGCGCTGGCCGAATACACCCACCGCTTCGATGGCTACGCCCTTGCCGATGATGCCGACTGGATCATCACGCGCGAGGCCTGCGAGGACGCCTATCGCACCCTCGACCCCGATCTGCGTGAGGCGCTGGAACTCGCCGCCGCGCGCATCCGCGCCTATCACCAGGCCCAGCTTCCCGCCGACCGTGACTATACCGATGCCGCGGGCGTCAGACTGGGTGCGATCTGGCGGGCGGTCGATGCGGCGGGGCTTTATGTTCCGGGCGGGCGCGCGGCCTATCCTTCCTCGCTGCTGATGAACGCCATTCCGGCGCGAGTGGCGGGGGTTGAGCGGCTGGTGGTCGTCACCCCGACACCCAAGGGCCAGACCAATCCGCTGGTGCTCGCCGCTGCGCATATTGCAGGCGTGGACGAGATCTGGCGCATCGGCGGGGCGCAGGCAGTGGGCGCGCTGGCCTATGGCACCGAGCGCATCCGCCCGGTCGACGTCATCACCGGCCCCGGCAATGCCTGGGTGGCCGAGGCCAAGCGCCAGCTTTACGGCGTGGTGGGGATCGACATGGTGGCCGGGCCGTCTGAAATCCTCGTCATCGCCGATGGCAGGAACGATCCCGACTGGATCGCCGCCGATCTGCTGTCGCAGGCCGAACACGACCCGACCTCGCAATCGATCCTCATCACCGATGATGCGGGCTTTGCGCGGCAGGTGGAGGATTGCATCGACTTGCAGATTCCGCAGCTGTCGACCGCCAAGACCGCGCGCGCCAGCTGGGACGCGCACGGGGTGATGATCGTGGTCAATGATCTGCTGGCCGAGGCCCCGGCGCTGGCCAACCGGCTCGCGGCGGAACACGTCGAAATCGCGGTCGATGACCCCGCGCCCTATCTCGGTGCGATCCGCCATGCCGGGAGCATCTTCCTTGGCCGGATGACGCCGGAAGCCGTGGGCGACTATGTCGCCGGGCCCAACCACGTCCTGCCCACCGGGCGCCGCGCGCGCTTTTCGAGCGGGCTGTCGGTGCTCGACTTCATGAAGCGCACCAGCTTCCTCGGGCTCGATGAAACCTCCTTCGCTGCCATCGGCCCTGCTGCTGCCACACTCGCCCATGCCGAGGGATTGCCCGCGCACGCCAAATCCGTGGAATTGAGAATCCGATGA
- a CDS encoding sodium-translocating pyrophosphatase — protein sequence MNLLLISIGLGVLAIVYGIVTSSQVLSASAGNARMQEIAAAIQEGAQAYLNRQYTTIAIVGVVVAAIVAFALGTTAVIGFVTGAVLSGVAGYIGMNISVRSNVRTAEAASQGLQAGLTLAFRAGAITGMLVAGLALLAIAVFFAAMIGPMGLTPSSRAVIDGLVGLAFGASLISIFARLGGGIFTKAADVGADLVGKVEAGIPEDDPRNPAVIADNVGDNVGDCAGMAADLFETYVVTVGATMVLTALLLTGLGDLLLPMMALPLLIGGVCIVTSILGTYFVRLGGGTNVMGAMYKGFIVTAVTSIPAIYGVMQYALGDMSARIGDNTLTVTETFDSETGTAITQSDVTLGFTGMDLFLCALLGLAITGLIIWITEYYTGTKYRPVRSIAKASETGHGTNVIQGLAISLEATALPTLVIVAGIIIAYGLAGLMGIAYAATSMLALAGMVVALDAYGPVTDNAGGIAEMSGLDDSVREKTDLLDAVGNTTKAVTKGYAIGSAGLGALVLFAAYTTDLRTFFPNVEVDFSLENPFVIVGLLLGALLPYLFGAMGMTAVGRAAGDVVVDVREQFRTNPGIMEGTSKPDYARTVDLVTKAAIKEMIIPSLLPVLAPVVVYFVITGIAGQDNGFAALGALLLGVIVGGLFVALSMTAGGGAWDNAKKYIEDGNHGGKGSEAHKAAVTGDTVGDPYKDTAGPAVNPMIKITNIVALLLLAALAHGAA from the coding sequence GTGAATCTATTGCTCATTTCGATTGGGCTGGGGGTGCTTGCCATTGTCTATGGCATCGTCACCAGCTCGCAGGTGCTGAGTGCCAGCGCCGGCAACGCGCGGATGCAGGAAATTGCCGCCGCGATTCAGGAAGGCGCACAGGCCTACCTCAACCGCCAATACACCACCATCGCAATCGTCGGCGTCGTCGTTGCGGCGATCGTCGCCTTTGCGCTGGGGACGACCGCCGTGATCGGCTTTGTCACCGGCGCGGTGCTTTCGGGCGTGGCGGGCTATATCGGCATGAATATTTCGGTGCGGTCCAACGTGCGCACGGCGGAAGCCGCAAGCCAAGGGCTTCAGGCGGGCCTCACCCTCGCCTTCCGCGCGGGCGCGATCACCGGCATGCTGGTCGCGGGCCTTGCGCTTCTGGCGATTGCGGTGTTCTTTGCCGCGATGATCGGGCCGATGGGGCTGACCCCGTCGAGCCGCGCCGTCATTGACGGGCTGGTGGGCCTTGCCTTCGGGGCATCGCTGATCTCGATCTTTGCGCGTCTGGGCGGCGGGATCTTCACCAAGGCGGCGGACGTCGGCGCGGACCTTGTCGGCAAGGTGGAAGCGGGCATCCCCGAGGATGATCCGCGCAACCCCGCCGTGATCGCGGACAATGTCGGCGACAATGTCGGCGACTGCGCGGGCATGGCGGCCGACCTATTCGAGACCTACGTCGTCACCGTTGGCGCGACCATGGTGCTGACCGCGCTGTTGCTGACCGGCCTCGGCGATCTGCTGCTGCCAATGATGGCGCTTCCGCTCCTGATCGGGGGCGTGTGCATCGTCACCTCGATCCTCGGCACCTATTTCGTGCGCCTCGGCGGCGGGACCAATGTGATGGGGGCCATGTACAAGGGCTTCATCGTCACCGCCGTGACCTCGATCCCGGCGATCTATGGCGTGATGCAATATGCGCTCGGCGACATGAGCGCCAGGATCGGCGACAACACGCTGACCGTCACCGAAACCTTCGATTCGGAGACAGGCACCGCCATCACCCAGAGCGACGTCACACTCGGCTTTACCGGCATGGACTTGTTCCTTTGCGCCCTGCTTGGCCTCGCCATCACCGGCCTCATCATCTGGATCACCGAGTATTACACCGGCACCAAGTACCGCCCGGTGCGCTCGATCGCCAAGGCCTCGGAAACCGGCCACGGCACCAACGTGATCCAGGGCCTCGCGATCAGCCTCGAGGCGACCGCGCTGCCGACGCTGGTGATCGTGGCGGGCATCATCATCGCCTATGGCCTCGCCGGGCTGATGGGGATCGCCTATGCGGCGACCTCCATGCTGGCGCTGGCGGGGATGGTCGTGGCGCTCGACGCCTATGGCCCGGTCACCGACAACGCCGGCGGGATCGCCGAGATGTCGGGGTTGGACGATAGCGTGCGCGAGAAGACCGACCTGCTCGACGCGGTGGGCAACACCACCAAGGCGGTGACCAAGGGCTATGCGATCGGTTCGGCGGGCCTCGGCGCGCTGGTGCTGTTTGCCGCCTACACCACCGACCTTCGGACGTTCTTCCCGAATGTCGAGGTGGACTTCAGCCTCGAAAACCCGTTCGTGATCGTTGGCCTGCTGCTGGGGGCGCTGCTGCCCTACCTGTTCGGGGCGATGGGCATGACCGCGGTCGGCCGTGCGGCGGGCGACGTGGTGGTGGACGTGCGCGAGCAGTTCCGCACCAACCCGGGCATCATGGAAGGCACTTCCAAGCCCGACTATGCCCGCACCGTCGACCTCGTCACCAAGGCGGCGATCAAGGAGATGATCATCCCCTCGCTGCTGCCAGTGCTGGCGCCGGTGGTGGTCTACTTCGTCATCACCGGCATCGCCGGGCAGGACAACGGCTTTGCGGCGCTCGGTGCGCTGCTGCTCGGCGTGATCGTGGGCGGGCTGTTCGTGGCCCTGTCCATGACCGCAGGCGGCGGGGCGTGGGACAACGCCAAGAAGTACATCGAGGACGGCAACCACGGCGGCAAGGGCTCTGAAGCCCACAAGGCCGCGGTGACGGGCGACACGGTCGGCGATCCCTACAAGGATACCGCCGGTCCGGCGGTCAACCCGATGATCAAGATCACCAATATCGTCGCGCTGCTGCTGCTCGCAGCGTTGGCGCACGGGGCGGCGTAA
- a CDS encoding NUDIX hydrolase yields MSVLNPALRLRRAARLIVLDPQGRALMFRYDVPGRDPFWVTAGGECEPDESFEDAARRELFEETGINADPGEQIARMTPEFITVEGEPVQADERFFLVRVTEARVDTAGHTALEQALMTQHRWFTLAELESWDEAVFPVNLADMIRSQIAT; encoded by the coding sequence GTGAGCGTGCTCAATCCGGCCCTGCGCCTGCGCCGCGCGGCCCGGCTGATCGTGCTCGATCCGCAGGGGCGCGCGCTGATGTTCCGCTATGACGTGCCGGGGCGCGATCCCTTCTGGGTGACGGCGGGCGGCGAATGCGAGCCGGACGAGAGCTTTGAAGATGCCGCGCGCCGCGAGTTGTTCGAGGAAACCGGCATCAATGCCGATCCGGGCGAGCAGATCGCGCGCATGACGCCCGAGTTCATAACGGTCGAAGGCGAGCCGGTGCAGGCGGACGAACGCTTCTTCCTCGTACGCGTTACCGAGGCCCGCGTCGATACCGCAGGCCACACCGCACTGGAACAGGCGCTGATGACGCAGCACCGCTGGTTCACCCTCGCCGAGCTGGAAAGCTGGGACGAGGCGGTATTCCCGGTGAACCTTGCCGACATGATCCGGTCGCAAATCGCAACCTGA
- a CDS encoding alpha/beta fold hydrolase yields MSTFELKRVALPNGIHLNIVDEGPTHAPVLIFLHGFPESHRTWRHQIAHFKDRFRCIAPDQRGYRGSSKPQEVSAYTPDKLIGDVFLLADALGIAHFTIVGHDWGGAIAWGVALGGQHARVTRAIIANAPHPVTFQRLLYTHPGQREASQYIRGFRDPANDALVKEHGLTGLLLKEVKWDRPSAMEPEERDALLRDWQNRDAAFGMLNYYRASPIDVPPMDAPFAIPEGWTPPALPKLTIPTLVIWALDDLALPPENLEGLDDIIDPLTIVRVPDCGHFVPWEAPDAVNAAMEAFLAG; encoded by the coding sequence ATGAGCACGTTCGAACTCAAGCGCGTGGCGCTGCCCAATGGTATTCACCTCAACATCGTCGATGAAGGGCCTACGCACGCACCGGTGCTGATTTTCCTCCACGGTTTCCCCGAAAGCCACCGCACCTGGCGCCACCAGATCGCGCATTTCAAGGATCGCTTCCGCTGCATCGCCCCCGACCAGCGCGGCTACCGCGGCTCGTCCAAGCCGCAGGAGGTCTCTGCCTACACTCCCGACAAGCTGATCGGCGATGTGTTCCTGCTGGCCGATGCGCTGGGGATCGCGCATTTCACCATCGTCGGGCATGACTGGGGCGGCGCAATTGCCTGGGGCGTGGCGCTGGGCGGGCAGCACGCCCGCGTCACCCGCGCCATCATCGCCAATGCGCCGCACCCCGTCACCTTCCAGCGCCTGCTCTACACCCACCCCGGCCAGCGCGAGGCGAGCCAGTATATCCGTGGCTTCCGCGACCCCGCCAATGATGCGCTGGTGAAGGAACACGGTCTGACCGGGCTGCTGCTGAAGGAGGTCAAGTGGGACCGTCCCTCGGCGATGGAGCCGGAAGAACGCGACGCCCTGCTGCGCGACTGGCAGAACCGCGATGCCGCCTTCGGGATGCTCAATTACTACCGCGCCAGCCCGATCGACGTGCCGCCGATGGACGCGCCTTTCGCCATCCCCGAAGGCTGGACGCCCCCTGCCCTGCCCAAACTGACCATCCCGACACTGGTGATCTGGGCTTTGGACGACCTCGCGCTGCCGCCGGAAAACCTTGAAGGGCTGGACGACATCATCGACCCGCTCACCATCGTGCGCGTGCCGGATTGCGGACATTTCGTGCCATGGGAAGCGCCGGATGCGGTGAACGCGGCGATGGAGGCGTTTCTGGCGGGTTAG
- a CDS encoding DUF6445 family protein, with translation MPTSFIVVDDFLENPESIRQTALGLDYPEQQGNYPGRNSVQRLTLPGLADYVSHLTGEPLKPVEPLASHGKCRLTLASDPKNARVHVDDSQWSGILYLSRPQDCRGGTRFFRHKATNTDRAPINDAEAQAMGYATVSEACNTILGRDSLRPAAWEKTFEIPMRFNRLVLLRPWFWHTACSGFGNSVENGRLIQVMFFTLDPARMR, from the coding sequence ATGCCCACATCATTTATTGTCGTCGATGATTTTCTCGAAAACCCGGAGAGCATCCGGCAGACGGCGCTGGGGCTCGACTACCCCGAACAGCAGGGCAATTATCCCGGTCGCAACAGCGTGCAGCGGCTGACCCTGCCGGGTCTGGCGGACTATGTTTCGCATCTGACCGGAGAGCCGCTCAAGCCGGTGGAGCCGCTGGCATCGCATGGCAAGTGCCGGCTGACGCTCGCCAGCGACCCGAAGAATGCGCGCGTCCATGTGGACGATTCGCAGTGGTCGGGGATCCTCTATCTTTCGCGCCCGCAGGACTGCCGGGGCGGCACGCGCTTTTTCCGGCACAAGGCGACCAATACTGATCGTGCGCCGATCAACGACGCCGAAGCGCAGGCGATGGGCTATGCCACGGTGTCGGAGGCCTGCAACACCATCCTTGGGCGCGACAGCCTGCGGCCTGCTGCATGGGAAAAGACCTTCGAAATCCCGATGCGCTTCAACCGGCTGGTGCTGCTGCGCCCGTGGTTCTGGCACACGGCCTGTTCGGGCTTTGGCAATTCGGTCGAGAATGGCCGCTTGATCCAGGTGATGTTCTTCACACTCGATCCGGCCCGGATGCGCTGA
- a CDS encoding SDR family NAD(P)-dependent oxidoreductase — protein MDYSGKVAWITGASSGIGAALARELAARGAHVVLSGRDEARLAEVAADCGESLILPFDVRDEAALAEATAKAIGWKGGVDIAFANAGISQRSRALKTSMKVYRDIIEVDLTAQIAFSQGLIGHMATRGSGALGFISSIAGKVGVPMRTAYCAAKFGLAGYADALRAELSQTGVSVHTIYPGSVATNVSRNALTAGGERRGTSDPAIDNGIPADVAARAMLDAIAAGTREIIVAEGGELAMGELRRTPDALFDQIAGMVAKGYMEKLEAAE, from the coding sequence ATGGACTATTCGGGCAAGGTGGCGTGGATCACCGGGGCATCATCGGGCATCGGCGCAGCCCTCGCGCGCGAACTGGCGGCGCGCGGCGCGCACGTGGTGCTGTCGGGCCGGGATGAAGCACGGCTGGCCGAGGTGGCGGCAGATTGCGGCGAGAGCCTGATCCTGCCCTTCGATGTGCGTGACGAAGCCGCGCTCGCCGAAGCCACCGCCAAGGCGATTGGCTGGAAGGGCGGCGTCGATATCGCCTTCGCCAATGCGGGCATCTCGCAGAGGAGCCGCGCGCTGAAGACCTCGATGAAAGTCTACCGCGATATCATCGAAGTTGACCTCACCGCGCAGATCGCCTTCAGCCAAGGCCTCATCGGCCACATGGCGACACGTGGCTCGGGCGCGCTCGGGTTCATTTCCTCGATTGCGGGCAAGGTCGGGGTGCCGATGCGCACCGCCTATTGCGCGGCGAAGTTCGGGCTGGCGGGCTATGCCGACGCCCTGCGGGCCGAGCTGTCGCAGACCGGCGTCAGCGTCCACACCATCTACCCCGGCTCGGTCGCCACCAATGTCTCGCGCAATGCGCTGACCGCGGGCGGGGAGCGGCGCGGCACATCAGATCCCGCCATCGACAACGGCATCCCCGCCGATGTGGCCGCCCGCGCAATGCTCGACGCCATCGCCGCCGGAACACGCGAGATCATCGTCGCCGAGGGCGGCGAGCTGGCGATGGGCGAACTGCGGCGCACACCTGACGCCCTGTTCGATCAGATCGCGGGGATGGTCGCGAAAGGCTACATGGAAAAGCTGGAGGCCGCCGAATGA
- the thiL gene encoding thiamine-phosphate kinase has product MNEADFIKALGGLPLHPGARDLADDCAVLSVGGETLVITHDMMAEGTHFRGDADMADVAWKLVATNLSDLAAKGAEPVGVLIGHMLGRDDDRFIKGLHEALEAFDVPLLGGDTIAGAGPRALGLTAIGRATHVPVPARSGARPGDHVYLTGPVGRSMLGFEGDPDHLAAFNRPMPRLSEGRILAPYVTAMMDVSDGLLLDGWRMANASKVTIALDREAIPVADPARRDSCIRWGDDYELLFTAPPSAPVSVAAHRIGTVTACGGAPLLLGEDALSDPASLGYRHG; this is encoded by the coding sequence ATGAACGAGGCTGACTTCATCAAGGCGCTGGGCGGCCTGCCGCTCCACCCCGGCGCGCGCGATCTGGCGGATGATTGCGCGGTTCTGTCGGTCGGCGGCGAGACGCTCGTCATCACCCACGACATGATGGCTGAAGGCACGCATTTCCGCGGGGATGCCGACATGGCCGATGTGGCGTGGAAGCTGGTGGCGACCAACCTTTCCGATCTGGCCGCCAAGGGAGCAGAGCCGGTCGGCGTGCTGATCGGCCATATGCTCGGCCGTGATGATGATCGGTTTATCAAAGGCTTGCATGAGGCGCTGGAGGCATTCGATGTGCCGCTGCTGGGCGGGGACACCATTGCCGGGGCAGGCCCGCGCGCCCTCGGCCTGACGGCGATCGGACGGGCGACCCATGTGCCGGTTCCGGCACGGAGCGGCGCGAGGCCGGGCGATCACGTTTACCTCACCGGCCCGGTCGGACGGTCGATGCTCGGCTTCGAGGGTGATCCCGATCACCTTGCAGCCTTCAATCGCCCCATGCCGCGCCTTTCCGAGGGGCGAATACTTGCCCCTTATGTGACTGCAATGATGGATGTTTCCGACGGTTTGCTGCTCGATGGCTGGCGTATGGCGAATGCCAGCAAGGTCACCATCGCGCTTGACCGGGAAGCCATCCCGGTTGCCGATCCGGCCCGCCGCGACAGCTGCATCCGCTGGGGCGATGATTACGAGCTGCTGTTCACCGCCCCGCCATCTGCGCCGGTGTCTGTGGCAGCGCACCGCATCGGCACTGTAACCGCGTGCGGCGGCGCGCCGCTGCTGCTGGGCGAGGACGCCCTGAGCGATCCGGCAAGCCTCGGCTATCGCCACGGCTGA